CGGTATCGGTCACGACGCTCAGGCCGCGTTCCTGCACCAGCCGCGCCGGGTCCTGGCCCTCCATCACGGCAGGCAGCAGGTCCTTGGCGATCTTGCCGCTGATGGTGCCGGCGTCGATCAATCGGACGAGGCCGGCGAGGTGCGCGGGCCGCAGGGCAGAGGCACCAATGCTCTTTTCCTGCGCCGCGAGTGCCCCAGCCACGTCGGTCAGCAGCCAGTTGGCGAGTTTCTGGGCGTCGGGCCGCTGCGTCTCCGGGCCACCCTGCAGCGCCTCGTCGTAGAAGCGCGAGAGCGGCGCACTCAGGCTCAGCGTGCGGGCGTCGCCCTCGCGCACCCCGGCGGCGAGGTAACGCGCGAGCTTCTGCGACGGCAGCTCGGGCATCCGGGCGCGCACCTGCGAGATCCACTCGGGGGTGATGTCGAGGGGCGGCAGGTCAGGCTCGGGGAAGTAGCGGTAGTCGGCCTCGCCCTCCTTCGTCCGCATCAGGAAGGTCTTCTGCCCCCCCTCGTCCCAGCCCAGCGTGTCCTGGGTGACGCGCCCGCCCGCGCCGAGCACCCGCGCCTGCCGCGCCGCCTCGTACTCGATGGCGCGGGCCACCGAGCGGAAGGAGTTGAGGTTTTTCACCTCCACCTTGGTCCCCCAGGGCTCACCCTCCCGGTGCAAGGAAATGTTCACGTCGCAGCGCATCTTGCCTTCCTCGGGCGTGGCGTCGCTCACCCCCAGGGCCTGCGCGATGGCCTGCACGCTTTCCAGGAAGGCGCGGGCCTGCTCGGGGCCCGTGATATCGGCTTCGGTCACCATCTCGATCAGGGCCGAGCCCGCCCGGTTGAGGTCGAGCAGGGAGTACGGCGCGTAGGCCGGGTGCAGCAGCTTGCCCGCGTCGTCCTCGAGGTGCGCGCGCTTGATGCGGACGCGCGCCGCCCCGCCGTCCGGTGTGGTCACGTCGAGATACCCGTCCCGCGCCAGGGGTCGGTCGTACTGCGAGAGCTGAAAGTTCTTGGGCGCGTCGGGGTAGAAGTAGTTCTTGCGGTGAAACTGCGTGAAGCCCGACACGTCGCAGTTCAGGCCCAGCCCGAACATCATCGCGAGTTCGACGGCCTCGCGGTTGAGGGTGGGCAGCGTACCGGGCAGGCCGAGCGTGAAGGGATCGGTGCTCGTGTTGGGCTCGGCGCCGTGGTAGTCGGCGGGACACGCGCTGAAAATCTTGGTGCGCGTCTTGAGCTGCAAGTGCACTTCGAGGCCGATGACCGCCTGATACGCCATAGCGGCAAAGATAGCGCGGGTCACCGCTTCATCCTGAGCCCCTCAGCCCCCCTGCCGAGGAAGTCGCTGCCGGAGAGATGCCATCCGGGCGAAGCGCGGCCTCCGCAACTCATCCGGATTCCGATTGAACAGTGACAAAAACTGTTCAATCCGAGCGGACTTGCAAAGCTGCGCAGCAGAGCGAGCAGGAACAGAACGGTTGCCGGGAAAGGAGTGATCGAATCGGTGCTCTCCCGAGTTGAGAACGGATGGGACGGCAACCGTATCAGTCTGCCGCCACCGCCTCACGCTCGCTCGGCTGCGCTTGGGGGTGATGACCTCCCAGCGGGCGCTCGGGCAGCGCGAGGCTGAGCAGGAAGGCGGCCCCGACGAGCAGCGCCGAGACGAGAAACACCTGATCGATCGCGCCCGACACGACCGTCCGCAGCGCCGTGAGGATTTCGCCGAGCAGTTCGGGGTGCCCCTGCTGCCCGAGCGCGGCCCCGAGCGCCGCCTGGGCCTGCGGGCTGGTCAGGATGTTCGGGTTGGCGATGGCCCCTTGCAGGGCCGCCGGGAGCACCTGCGCCTCACTGGGCAGCTCCGCGCGCAGGTTGGCGGCGAGCCGGGCGTTGACGAGCGCTCCGAAGAGGCTGACCGCCAGCGTACCCCCGATCTGGCGGAAGAACTGGTTGCCCCCGGTGGCGCTGCCGAGCTGTTCGCGCGGCACGGCGTTTTGCACCGCCAGGGTCAGCTGGCTGTTCACCGGTCCCAGCCCCAGACCGAGCAGGACCATGATGCCCACGGCCGCCCACAGCGGCGTGTTCAGCGTCAGGGTCGAGGCGAGCAGCAGCGCTCCAGTGGCCACGAGGGCGCCCACCACGATCAGGCGCTTGTACCGCCCGGTGCGGCTGACCCGCTGCCCGCTCAGGGTGCTCGTCACGATCATGCCGCCCATCAGCGGCGCGAGCGCCAGCCCACTGACCGAGGCGCTCAGGCCGCGCACGCCCTGCATGTACAGCGGCAGGTAGAGGATGGCGGCGAACATTCCCGCGCTCACCAGAAATCCGGTCAGGCTGGCGTTCGCCACGGTGCGGTCGCGCAGCAAGCGCAGGTCGAGGATGGGCCGGGTCTGCCTCAGGCTGTGCGCCACGTACCACGCGCCCAGGCCGAGGGTCGCCGCGAGCAGCGCGAGAATACGCGGGCTGTTCCAGGCGTAGGTGCCGCCGCCCCACGACATCGCCAGCGTGAGGGTGCTCACGGCGCCCCCGAGTAGCGCGGCCCCCAGCGTGTCGAAGGCCCCGCGCGCTCCCGGCGCCGGCAGCCGGAAAAAGCGCCAGATGAAATACGCCGCGAGCAGCGCAAACGGGAGATTCACGAAAAACACGCTGCGCCAGCCCGCGTGATCGGTGAGGAAGCCCCCGACGAGCGGCCCCACCACACTGCTGATGCCCCACACCGCGCCGGTGTAGCCCTGGTACCGTCCGCGCTCGATCGGCGTGAAGATGTCGGCGATGGCTGTGAAACTCATCGCCATCAGGGTGCCGCCGCCGATGCCCTGCACCGCGCGCCAGAAGATCAGGGCCTCCATGCTGTGGACCATGCCCAGCGCCACACTGCCGAGCGTGAAGACCGCGATCCCCAGCAGCAGCAGTGGGCGGCGTCCGAAACGGTCACTGACCGTCCCCACGATTGGAATGGTGATGGTCGTCGCCAGCGAGTAGGCGGTAAAGGCCCATACGTACAGGTGAAAGCCCCCGAGGTCACTGATCACGCGCGGCATAGCGCTGCCCACCACCGTCATGTTCAGGCTCGCCAGGAAGAGAACGGTCAGGATGCCGGTAAACGCCAGCACCTTCTGCCTCTCGCTGAGGGCCAGGGCGTTCATGCGTTCTCCCGCGCTTCGAGGGCGCCCTGAAGCTCGCGCAGCGCGTGCAGGGCCGAGCGCACCGTTTCGGGCGGCAACTGACCGAAGTGGGCCTGCACGATGTCCTGGCCCATTCCCCGCACCTGCGAGCGCACCGCCTTGCCCTGGTCGGTCAGCTGCAGCTCGCAGCGCCGCAGGTCGCCGGGATCGGGCACGCGCTGAACCAGGTCCGCCGCGACCAGCTTGGTCACGATGCGCGTGACGGTCGGGGCGGGAAGTTGCTGCCGGGCGGCCACGCGGCCGGGCGTCTGCGCGCCGTCCATGATCGCCGCGAGCACCAGCAGCTCCTTGGTGTTCAGGCCGAGCGCCTGCACGAAAGGCTCATCGAGCGTCTGGCGAAACTGGCGCGAGAGCCGCAGGGTCAGCCGCACCAGGTCATAGAGATCGTCGACCTGGGGCAAATCGGAAGCAGGAGAGACTGAGTTCATTCCATTCGGAAGTATTCCAGATGGAATAAACCTCGGGTAGAGAGCCAGGCTTCATTTGGTCTGCGCGTTCCCAGGCGGCCACCTGTGAAGAGCAGCTCCCAAAAAGAAGCTGGGCGAGAGGCCGGCCTGGGCGCCGCTTCCCGCCCAGCTCGGCCTGATCCGTGTCCTTGCCGGAGGCTCTGCCCTCAGCGCACGCGGCACTGGCCTTCGCGTTCGCCCCGCACGCTGCCGCCGCCGAACACAGGCGCGGGGCGGTTGCCCCCGCACTCGAGGTCGCCCTGGATGCGGGTCCCCCGTAGCTGCACGCCGCCCCGGTTGTCTTCGAGCTCGACCTTGCCGGCCACCGTCAGGTTGGTCAGGAGGACGGGGCCGGTCTGATTTTCGACCTTGAGGTCGGCGTCGATGCGGGTGTTGCTGACGCTGAGCTGCTGACCGTCCTCGGCTTTGAGTTCGCTGCGAATCACGCTGCCGCTGATCACCACGCTGCGCGCTCCGTCGGCTTCGATGTCGTCTCCGACGGTGGAACCGCGCAGGATCAGCGTCGCGCCGCGCCCGACCTTCACGTCGCCGCTCACGGTGACGCCCCGCAGCGTACAGCTCGTGCCAGCACGCACGATCACGTCGCCGCGGACCGTGCGGCCCTGCACCGTGCCCGAGCAGGTGACGTTGGCCGCACTCGCCTGAGGCATGGCCAGAAGAGGAAACAGCGTCAGGGCCGACATCAGCAGTCTGTTCATGCTCCTTAGCGTAAGGGCGTGCCGGGGCGGCTGGAGTTGACGCCGGTTCATCTGAACTGAAGGCGGATTTCTTTACGGATCAAGATGACTCAACTGTTACACTCCCCCCATGCCGCGCATCCTGGTCGTGGACGATGACGCCGCCATCGTCAAGCTCATCAGCGTCATTCTCAGCCGCGCGGGCCATGAGGTACGCAGCAGCACCCACCCCGTCGAGGCGCTCGACCTGCTCAAGGTTTTCACCCCGGACCTGATCATCAGCGACGTGGTGATGCCCTACATGACCGGCCTCGAATTTCTGGAGCAGGTCCGGGACCATGACCACCTGTCCGCGATGCCCTTTATCCTGCTGTCCAGCCACGCGGAGCGCAGCGACGTGCGCCGCGGCATGAACCTCGGGGCCGACGACTACCTCCCCAAACCCTTTACCCCGCAGGACCTCACGACGGCGGTCGACGCCCGGCTGCGCCGCAGCGGCCTGAGCGCCCGCAGCGAGAGCGGCACCCAGGCCAAGGCGCTCGGCACCGCGCAGGTGATCTGGCAGGGCCAGCCGGTGTCGTGGGTGTCGCGCAAGGCGCTGGAGCTGTTTTTTTACCTGCTCGAACACAAGGAGGTCACGAGCTGGGAAGCTGCGGAGGCGCTGTGGCCCGAGAAGGACGAGTCGCGGGCAAGCAGCCTTTTTCACACCACCCTGCACAGGTTGCGCAAGAGTCTGAACAACGAGGCGGTGGTGAGTCAGAACCGCAAATACGCCCTGGCCCCGGGCCTCAACCCCGAGTACGACGTGCAGCGCTACGAGCTGCTCGCGGGGCAGGCCGAGGCCGGCAGCCTGGGCTACGAGGAGCTGCGTGAACTCGTCGGGCAGTACGGCACCTTTCTTCCGGGCGCCGACAGTCCGTGGGTCGACGACGTGCGTGCCCGCCTGGAGCAGACCCAGCTGGGCCTGCTCGGTCTCGCTGCCACCGCCGCGAGTGGGGCGGGGAAGCCCAAGGAAGCCGCGCAGTACCACCAGCGCGCCCTCACGCTCGACCCCATGAGTGAGCAGGACTGGCAGGGCCTCGCCCGCGTCCTCGGCACCCTGGGTGACCCCCGCGCCCGCCTCGCCGCCCAGCGCGAAGCGTGGTGGGCTTCTGATTTCGACTGAAACAGGGTCGCTTCGATTTCAACCCGGGAGAGAAAGCACCGACCTGAGTCAGTGGCGACTCCATCCCGCGTCTCCGGACCCGGTGTCCTCAAAGAAACGGGTTGGTCCTCCGCTCGCGGCCTACCGTCGTCGCGCCGCCGTGACCGGGATAGAGGGCGGTGTCGTCGGGCAGGCTGAGCAGCTCACGCTCGATGCCGGCGATGAGCTGCGGGTGGTTGCCGCCCGGCAGGTCGGTGCGCCCGATGCCACCTGCAAACAGGGTGTCGCCCACCACGGCGAAGCCCTCTGCGACGAACACGACGTGCCCCGGGGCGTGGCCGGGCAGTTCGCGCGCCGTGAGGCGGAGGTCGCCCGCCGTGAAGGATTGCCCCTGGGCGATCGCCTGGTCGGGGTCCGCCGGCTGGATGAACGGCAGGTTCCAGCGGGCGGCCGACTGCGCCCCGGCCCGGTAAAGCCCCAGGTCGCCCGGATGCAGCGCCACCGGCACCCTCAGCGCTTCCCGCAGCGGCTGCACGGCGCCGATGTGGTCGAAGTGGGCATGGGTAAGCAGAATCGCGCGCACCGTCACCCCCGTTTCCTGAACGAGCGCGAGGAGACGCGCCGCGTCGTCACCGGGATCAAAGAGGAAGCCCTCGTTCTGCGCCCCCGCGACGAGGACGGCGTTTTCCTGCAGGGGGCCGGTGGGGAGCATCCAGACGCGGGCGGAGCCGTGTGAACGGGGAGCAGGGAACCTCATGCCGCCGAGGATAGCGGCCCGCCTTTCCCGGGCGGGCAGGCTCATGTGGGTTCCGGGCGCCACCCGCCGGAGAACGGGGTGGCGGTGGAGGCCGGCGATGGCCGATGATGGGCGCATGCAACATACCCGCACCTGGACGGATGTCTACGGCTCGGCCTGCGCGGCCTTCGAGGGACGCGCGGGAGGCCACCGCTGGCTGGTCGCCGCGCCGCCCGAACTCGCCGCCTCGGTGCCGGCCGCACTCGCCGCGGTCGACGGTAAGGGGACGGTCGAGCTGCTCGTGCATGACGGCCTGACTCCGCTGCTCTCGGCACTGCAGGAGGGCCAGCCGCGCGGCGTCCTGATCGTCGCCCCGCACTCGCTCGCGGGGGGGCCGGAAGTCGAGGTGCAAAGCCGCGTGGTGGATGATCTCGGCGGCGTCCCCTATGCCGAGGGCGGGAGCTTCCCGGCCTGGAGCGGTGCGGGCCACGTGAACGGCGAGGCGGGAGCGTGCCCCGCGGCGAGCGCCGCCGCGTCGCTCGGCTTCCCGGTCGTGGTGGCGGGTGCCGGTGAGGTGACCACGGCCCTGACCGCCTGGCTGGACGCGACCCCACACGGGCGCTGAGGCGAGTCTCGGGTCAGGCTCCAGCGGTTAGCGAACGCTTCGGAAGGCATAAGGGCCAGCCGGGAGTGGCTGGACTTACAATCCGGCCATGAAGATTCTCTCCCGCGCCCTGGTGCTGATCGGCCTGATCGTGCTGCTCGTGGGGATGTGGTTTCTGATCAACAACCACATCGCCATCAATCAGCTTCACGCCATCGCCTATTCCAACCGCAGCACCGACGGCCCCAACCCCAACCAAGGCGTCTTGCTCCAGACTGGTCTGGCGGCGGCGGGCGGCTTCCTGATGGGGCTGGGCCTGAGCATGCCCAAACGTTGAGGCGCGGGGGTTGAGGCCTGGGGAGCTGTCTGTGCCCTTGCGTCCGGCGCGGGCACTTCTGCTATAGTCCTGGGGCGCGAAGCGAAGCGAGGCGTAGCGCAGGCCGGTAGCGCACTTGGTTTGGGACCAAGGGGTCGCTGGTTCGAATCCAGTCGCCTCGACCACCTGGC
The sequence above is a segment of the Deinococcus reticulitermitis genome. Coding sequences within it:
- a CDS encoding MDR family MFS transporter, which gives rise to MNALALSERQKVLAFTGILTVLFLASLNMTVVGSAMPRVISDLGGFHLYVWAFTAYSLATTITIPIVGTVSDRFGRRPLLLLGIAVFTLGSVALGMVHSMEALIFWRAVQGIGGGTLMAMSFTAIADIFTPIERGRYQGYTGAVWGISSVVGPLVGGFLTDHAGWRSVFFVNLPFALLAAYFIWRFFRLPAPGARGAFDTLGAALLGGAVSTLTLAMSWGGGTYAWNSPRILALLAATLGLGAWYVAHSLRQTRPILDLRLLRDRTVANASLTGFLVSAGMFAAILYLPLYMQGVRGLSASVSGLALAPLMGGMIVTSTLSGQRVSRTGRYKRLIVVGALVATGALLLASTLTLNTPLWAAVGIMVLLGLGLGPVNSQLTLAVQNAVPREQLGSATGGNQFFRQIGGTLAVSLFGALVNARLAANLRAELPSEAQVLPAALQGAIANPNILTSPQAQAALGAALGQQGHPELLGEILTALRTVVSGAIDQVFLVSALLVGAAFLLSLALPERPLGGHHPQAQPSEREAVAAD
- a CDS encoding response regulator; amino-acid sequence: MPRILVVDDDAAIVKLISVILSRAGHEVRSSTHPVEALDLLKVFTPDLIISDVVMPYMTGLEFLEQVRDHDHLSAMPFILLSSHAERSDVRRGMNLGADDYLPKPFTPQDLTTAVDARLRRSGLSARSESGTQAKALGTAQVIWQGQPVSWVSRKALELFFYLLEHKEVTSWEAAEALWPEKDESRASSLFHTTLHRLRKSLNNEAVVSQNRKYALAPGLNPEYDVQRYELLAGQAEAGSLGYEELRELVGQYGTFLPGADSPWVDDVRARLEQTQLGLLGLAATAASGAGKPKEAAQYHQRALTLDPMSEQDWQGLARVLGTLGDPRARLAAQREAWWASDFD
- a CDS encoding MarR family winged helix-turn-helix transcriptional regulator; translated protein: MNSVSPASDLPQVDDLYDLVRLTLRLSRQFRQTLDEPFVQALGLNTKELLVLAAIMDGAQTPGRVAARQQLPAPTVTRIVTKLVAADLVQRVPDPGDLRRCELQLTDQGKAVRSQVRGMGQDIVQAHFGQLPPETVRSALHALRELQGALEARENA
- a CDS encoding MBL fold metallo-hydrolase, whose product is MRFPAPRSHGSARVWMLPTGPLQENAVLVAGAQNEGFLFDPGDDAARLLALVQETGVTVRAILLTHAHFDHIGAVQPLREALRVPVALHPGDLGLYRAGAQSAARWNLPFIQPADPDQAIAQGQSFTAGDLRLTARELPGHAPGHVVFVAEGFAVVGDTLFAGGIGRTDLPGGNHPQLIAGIERELLSLPDDTALYPGHGGATTVGRERRTNPFL
- the gatB gene encoding Asp-tRNA(Asn)/Glu-tRNA(Gln) amidotransferase subunit GatB, giving the protein MAYQAVIGLEVHLQLKTRTKIFSACPADYHGAEPNTSTDPFTLGLPGTLPTLNREAVELAMMFGLGLNCDVSGFTQFHRKNYFYPDAPKNFQLSQYDRPLARDGYLDVTTPDGGAARVRIKRAHLEDDAGKLLHPAYAPYSLLDLNRAGSALIEMVTEADITGPEQARAFLESVQAIAQALGVSDATPEEGKMRCDVNISLHREGEPWGTKVEVKNLNSFRSVARAIEYEAARQARVLGAGGRVTQDTLGWDEGGQKTFLMRTKEGEADYRYFPEPDLPPLDITPEWISQVRARMPELPSQKLARYLAAGVREGDARTLSLSAPLSRFYDEALQGGPETQRPDAQKLANWLLTDVAGALAAQEKSIGASALRPAHLAGLVRLIDAGTISGKIAKDLLPAVMEGQDPARLVQERGLSVVTDTGAIDAAIDAAMAADPATVEKVRAGNAKAMNALFGPVMKAMGGQAKPEVVRERLTAKLGL